Part of the Pantanalinema sp. genome is shown below.
TAGCGGCGCGAGAGGTTAAAGGCCAAGTAATCCTCGTCCGGCACCGAGGCCGTGGCGTCCTTGGCCGCGTTCTCCTGGGGCTGGGGGAAGATGTCGAGCGTCTTGATGACCTTGAAGGTCTTGGTGCCGCTGTCGAAGCCCGCCGACTTGACCAGCACCTGGGCGGTGGGCGTCGAGAGCTCCGGCACCTTCACCTTGAGCGTGGTGTCGGACTCCTCGAGCACCTGGGCCTGGATGCCGTTGAAGAGGACCTGAGGTTTCTTGCCCAGCGAGACCGAGAAGTCCTGGCCGGTGATGGTGACGACCTGGTCCGCGCCGCCGTTGTCGGGCGAGAGGGCCGCGAGCTTCGGAACCTTGAAGTCGAGGAGGATCTCGGGCGCGCGGGTCACCTGCTTGGAGGTGACCGCGACCTTCGGGGCTTCGCCCCGGCCCATGTCGGTGTGCATGCCGACCACTCGGAACTCGCCGGGCGGCACGTTGGGGATCTCGTAGTTGCCGGCGTCGTCCGCCTTGGCGACGTAGCCCGTGCCGGGGATGAAGACGTCCACCCCGAGCATGTTCTTGCTGGGTTCGGTCTTGACCGTGCCCACGATCCGGCCGGTGTAGGCGAGCTTGAGCTCGACCTTCGGCGAGGCGCTGGAGACGGCCATGGTGATGGCCTTGATGTCGTCCTGAAGGATGGCCTCGATGTTGAGGTCGCGCCCTTCGGGGTTGGAAAGGGCGAAGTTGCCCTTGCTGTCGGTCCTGGCCTCGATGGGGCCCCCCGCAAGCGTGCGGTAGCCCGATGCGTTGTTGCTGACGATGCCCGCCGCGTTGTTGCTCACCAGGTAACCCTTCACCTGGACGTTCGCAGCCGGCTTGCCCGCAAGGTCGAGGACCTTGCCCGTGAAGCTGCTGGCGGGGAGGGTGGAGCCGGGGATGCGGCCGACCCCGTTGCCGGAGTCGCCGGTGCCGTCTTGAGCGGTGGTGAGCAAGGCGTCGCAGCCCCCCACTGCCAGGGCAGCCGCGACCATCAGCGAAAGCACTGTCTTTCTCACTGTTTTCCCCTCAGTCCAGAAACATGGTTGCGCACGGGGCATCGACAAGGCACGCTTGTCATGTTTATGCCCAGCGAGGGGAGTTTTTATGAAATCGCCGTGCTCAGCGGCGCTGGCCCTCGGTGTAAGGGAGCCCCGGGTTGCCGAGGACCATGCGGTTGAGGCTCTTGGCGAAGCCCAGGCGCGTGTCCGGGAACTCCTCGCCCGCACGCTTGACCTGGAAGAGGTGGGCGTCCACCGTGTCGGCGTGGTGGACGATGAAGGCCTCGGCGGTGCGGGGTTCGACCGGCGAGCCGTACTCCAGTCGGCCCTGGTGGCTCAGGATCACGTGCAAGAGGTTGGTGGCCTTCTCGGAGGGGATGTCGCCCTGCTCGGCGATCGCCCGGCGCACCAGCGCGTAGCCGAGTGCCACGTGGCCGATCATGTTGCCCACCTCGGTGAAGCCGATCTCGTCGGCATCGAAGGCGT
Proteins encoded:
- a CDS encoding Ig-like domain-containing protein — encoded protein: MRKTVLSLMVAAALAVGGCDALLTTAQDGTGDSGNGVGRIPGSTLPASSFTGKVLDLAGKPAANVQVKGYLVSNNAAGIVSNNASGYRTLAGGPIEARTDSKGNFALSNPEGRDLNIEAILQDDIKAITMAVSSASPKVELKLAYTGRIVGTVKTEPSKNMLGVDVFIPGTGYVAKADDAGNYEIPNVPPGEFRVVGMHTDMGRGEAPKVAVTSKQVTRAPEILLDFKVPKLAALSPDNGGADQVVTITGQDFSVSLGKKPQVLFNGIQAQVLEESDTTLKVKVPELSTPTAQVLVKSAGFDSGTKTFKVIKTLDIFPQPQENAAKDATASVPDEDYLAFNLSRRYVVRALDPAGAIVPNASVTWSSLVPQLATIDANGKLQGLNQGAATVKASSGNVEGQLVVRLLPQLSKLLVTPNPVQPLAAYPLGQDPLDPKRTWVQLQARTELSGGSVRDYPVTWSTSDARLSVSADGKVTIKPGAAEGDATVTVRSVANPSLTLPVTIPVVHQGSLDLVIE